One genomic region from Amycolatopsis sp. FBCC-B4732 encodes:
- a CDS encoding Scr1 family TA system antitoxin-like transcriptional regulator: protein MTDASLRYPGFYVVGRAIREHRMARNMSLRKLARLMGTSPSLLSSWETGERRIPAVPLGWALGLLEVPAAECHLLSRLHAESERASYVEGNDSGEISLQRAYDRYTLHTYEWAPKVVPDLLQTFGYAHALPGARTRPDDVDQEIFARRVRQVDRDSRHRHTLLLGSAALTLEGIPAEVVQAQLQEITTSPNRWRVDTRIVPADAAISPTIESFVIYETAEKAFTVVLRHEHSTVYLSDLTTVRRYKSTFDALQRVAVAYEPVTSC, encoded by the coding sequence ATGACCGACGCATCGTTGCGCTACCCCGGCTTCTACGTGGTCGGCCGCGCGATCCGGGAACATCGAATGGCTCGGAACATGAGCCTTCGGAAGCTGGCCCGCCTGATGGGCACCAGCCCAAGTCTCCTTTCGAGTTGGGAGACCGGAGAACGACGCATTCCAGCGGTACCGCTGGGCTGGGCGCTCGGCCTGCTTGAAGTACCGGCCGCCGAATGCCATCTCCTCAGCCGACTTCACGCAGAATCCGAGCGTGCGAGCTACGTCGAAGGAAACGACTCCGGCGAGATCAGCCTCCAGCGTGCGTACGACCGATACACCCTTCACACCTATGAATGGGCGCCGAAGGTCGTCCCGGACCTTCTCCAGACGTTCGGCTACGCTCACGCCCTTCCCGGAGCGCGCACCCGGCCCGACGACGTCGACCAGGAGATCTTCGCGCGCCGCGTCCGACAGGTCGATCGAGATTCCCGGCATCGGCACACCCTCCTGCTGGGCTCGGCCGCGTTGACCCTGGAAGGCATCCCGGCGGAGGTCGTGCAAGCGCAACTTCAGGAGATCACCACCTCACCGAACCGGTGGCGAGTGGACACCCGGATCGTCCCGGCCGACGCGGCCATCTCTCCGACGATCGAGTCCTTCGTCATCTACGAGACCGCGGAGAAGGCCTTCACCGTCGTTTTGAGACACGAGCACTCGACGGTCTACCTGTCCGACCTGACGACAGTGAGGCGCTACAAGTCGACGTTCGATGCGCTCCAGCGGGTAGCTGTCGCCTATGAGCCGGTGACCTCATGTTGA
- a CDS encoding LysR family transcriptional regulator, which yields MLEVELELSGWKTSEETLVRDSEVAELLGFPAELLDTSLDQLRTLAVVHATGSAQRAARVLQRSQSSVQKQLDTLNDAAIRLMGEALVAKQGRGKDFLFTSSGDEVVALATSTLRAWTERVHGARRRVGSTITVGTTEFTVEFLGEVWPQLRDTFERRGIQLKIEHVRTRDLKTKLDAEQVDLVCGSFAAERGRGPDVPHDFLEWHRERVSLLTNLSTREVPDRPVTRDALADLPLLAPTAGLLADFLTRWYGPEYRGKLHVVADIDALNYGLNLLSSKLMFGCLLTTERVADAAIEGRLPGANLRKIQLGTGYEPELEIVTGIFARAGERQRYAADHPLNLLWDAFAAAAPAGRDAQHEVTGS from the coding sequence TTGCTCGAAGTAGAACTGGAACTATCCGGCTGGAAAACAAGCGAGGAGACGCTGGTGAGGGACTCGGAAGTCGCCGAGCTGCTCGGGTTCCCCGCGGAGCTGCTTGACACGAGCCTCGACCAGCTGAGGACGCTGGCCGTCGTGCACGCCACGGGCAGTGCGCAACGCGCGGCCCGGGTTCTGCAACGGTCGCAGTCCAGCGTGCAGAAGCAGCTCGACACACTGAACGATGCGGCGATCCGGTTGATGGGCGAGGCGCTTGTCGCGAAGCAGGGGCGCGGGAAGGACTTCCTGTTCACCAGCTCCGGCGACGAGGTCGTCGCGCTGGCCACGAGCACGCTGCGTGCCTGGACCGAACGCGTCCACGGCGCCCGCCGGCGGGTCGGGTCCACCATCACGGTGGGCACCACCGAATTCACCGTCGAGTTCCTCGGCGAGGTCTGGCCGCAACTGCGCGACACCTTCGAACGCCGAGGCATCCAGCTCAAGATCGAGCATGTCCGGACCCGCGACCTCAAGACCAAGCTGGACGCTGAGCAGGTCGATCTCGTGTGTGGCTCGTTCGCTGCCGAACGCGGCCGCGGTCCGGACGTGCCGCACGACTTCCTCGAGTGGCACCGCGAACGCGTCTCCCTGCTGACCAACCTCAGCACCCGCGAGGTCCCCGACCGGCCGGTGACGCGCGACGCCCTCGCCGACCTGCCGCTGCTCGCGCCGACCGCCGGGCTCCTGGCCGATTTCCTCACCCGCTGGTACGGCCCGGAGTACCGCGGCAAGCTCCACGTGGTCGCCGACATCGACGCCCTCAACTACGGCCTCAACCTGCTCAGCAGCAAGCTGATGTTCGGTTGCCTGCTCACGACCGAGCGGGTCGCCGACGCGGCCATCGAAGGTCGGCTGCCCGGGGCGAACCTCCGCAAGATTCAGCTCGGCACAGGCTACGAACCTGAGCTCGAAATCGTCACGGGAATCTTCGCTCGCGCAGGCGAACGACAGCGATACGCCGCCGATCACCCGCTCAACTTGCTCTGGGACGCCTTCGCGGCTGCCGCCCCGGCAGGCCGTGACGCTCAACATGAGGTCACCGGCTCATAG
- a CDS encoding helix-turn-helix transcriptional regulator, whose translation MTDEQTEKRPAADHLVREIRRLRSAAGLSQSELARRIGYTRNYVSLAEREGRNLPSRELVDALDRGLHTGGDLRRLWEAAKQEQAELRRENRSPRATQLRDDAVRVGMTALRRALLACDEPDDGPVRPAHALRAAVSQVTEQRVQARYAQLVVDLPDLLMELGRARDLAIDERERNDTTELLVLAYRAADGLAFKYGYTDLSSQIITAMRLAASQIDQPFLDAAVAYVRTEMFFAVRDLETAHRSLVRAIDRVPATRSTVDSEAARGSLAMRAAVVSARAGKAEEAGDHLAEAYRAAEHTPEGVYLGTAFGPASVRIHEVAVAQELGDSPTAVQRGTGWHPPRELPAERRSHFYIDLAPAQLEVGRPDDAFASLQLAKSVAPLHTREHPRVKAALRSLLRGQRTVSDELATFAAWADVS comes from the coding sequence GTGACTGACGAGCAGACGGAGAAGCGGCCGGCCGCCGACCATCTCGTGCGAGAGATCCGGCGCCTTCGATCGGCCGCGGGCCTGAGTCAGTCCGAGCTGGCCCGGCGGATCGGCTACACGCGCAACTACGTGTCGCTGGCCGAGCGGGAAGGGCGGAACCTGCCATCGCGTGAACTGGTCGATGCGCTCGACCGCGGTCTGCACACGGGTGGCGATTTGCGACGGCTTTGGGAGGCGGCGAAGCAGGAGCAGGCGGAGCTGCGGCGCGAAAACCGATCCCCGCGCGCCACTCAGCTCAGGGACGATGCGGTGCGTGTCGGCATGACGGCGCTAAGGCGGGCGCTGTTGGCTTGCGACGAGCCGGACGACGGTCCCGTTCGTCCGGCGCACGCCCTGCGAGCAGCTGTCTCCCAGGTGACAGAGCAGCGTGTCCAGGCGCGTTATGCGCAACTGGTCGTCGATCTGCCGGATCTCCTGATGGAGCTGGGGCGGGCGCGCGACTTGGCGATCGATGAACGGGAACGCAACGACACAACGGAGCTGTTGGTCCTGGCTTACCGGGCAGCTGACGGCTTGGCTTTCAAGTACGGCTACACCGACCTTTCGAGCCAGATCATCACCGCCATGCGATTGGCTGCTTCCCAGATCGATCAACCCTTCCTTGATGCGGCCGTTGCCTATGTGCGTACTGAAATGTTCTTCGCCGTAAGGGATCTGGAAACGGCGCACCGCTCGCTCGTCCGTGCCATCGATCGGGTACCGGCTACCCGTTCCACAGTAGACAGCGAAGCCGCCCGCGGATCGCTGGCGATGCGGGCCGCCGTCGTTTCCGCACGTGCAGGTAAGGCGGAAGAAGCAGGTGATCACCTCGCAGAGGCGTATCGAGCTGCCGAGCACACGCCCGAAGGTGTGTACCTCGGAACGGCCTTTGGTCCCGCTTCGGTCCGGATTCACGAAGTGGCTGTGGCGCAGGAGCTGGGTGACAGCCCGACAGCGGTCCAGCGCGGCACCGGTTGGCACCCGCCTCGCGAGCTTCCGGCCGAGCGCCGATCGCACTTCTACATCGACTTAGCTCCAGCGCAGCTCGAAGTCGGTCGGCCCGACGACGCTTTCGCATCGCTCCAGCTGGCCAAAAGCGTCGCGCCGCTCCACACCCGTGAGCATCCTCGGGTCAAGGCGGCACTGCGGTCGCTCCTGCGCGGGCAACGGACGGTCAGCGACGAGCTGGCGACGTTCGCCGCCTGGGCTGACGTGTCGTGA
- a CDS encoding HAD family hydrolase, with amino-acid sequence MPVRAVVLDIGETVLDDTREWNAWADWIGVGRHTFSTVLGAVTASGRDNAETFRYFKPDFDVAAERQRREDAGNGERIDESDLYPDVRPALTQLRRNGLWIALAGNQTAKAGSLLRKLDLPVDAIATSAEWGVAKPDPAFFRHVIELAGVAPNELLYVGDHRDNDAVAGHAAGLWTALIRRGPWGHLWADDPAVLANADWVINSLNELPNLIAST; translated from the coding sequence ATGCCGGTGAGGGCGGTAGTCCTCGACATCGGGGAGACTGTGCTCGACGACACGCGCGAGTGGAACGCCTGGGCGGACTGGATCGGCGTCGGCCGGCACACGTTCTCGACCGTGCTCGGGGCGGTAACCGCGTCCGGCCGGGACAACGCCGAGACGTTCCGGTACTTCAAGCCGGACTTCGACGTCGCGGCCGAGCGGCAGCGTCGCGAGGACGCCGGAAACGGCGAACGCATCGACGAGAGCGACCTCTACCCTGACGTCCGGCCCGCTCTAACCCAGCTTCGGCGGAACGGACTCTGGATCGCGCTCGCCGGCAACCAGACCGCGAAGGCAGGGAGCCTGCTCCGCAAGCTCGACCTCCCTGTCGATGCCATCGCGACCTCGGCTGAGTGGGGCGTCGCCAAGCCGGATCCCGCTTTCTTCCGGCACGTCATCGAGCTGGCCGGCGTCGCTCCCAACGAGCTGCTCTACGTCGGGGACCACCGGGACAACGACGCCGTCGCCGGTCACGCCGCCGGGCTCTGGACGGCACTGATCCGTCGCGGTCCATGGGGACACTTGTGGGCTGACGACCCGGCAGTGCTGGCGAACGCCGACTGGGTCATCAACTCGCTGAACGAACTGCCCAACCTGATCGCCAGCACTTGA
- a CDS encoding radical SAM protein: MTVRPIAVDEQASSCYFRTTVDTPYRKALVQITERCNLRCAHCFVSATKRGKDMPLTEVVKKVVPRLADARVRRVTLTGGEPTVHPGFLGIVHAFRNAGIDVGICTNATELDDKLIQQLATAGVHVNVSLDGFAADSHGLFRGDRASFGVTVANVRKLAAAGLLQGLLCTPNSLAANEEYVQLCEFARENGARYVLLNPLGSMGRGVRSQRKLAKSTMHMQEIFELTAPFDGPDLDIAHIRFPNTDRKPLAGCEAGTIIYVFTPGEVTVCPYLVFAARTPVSRHPDTDFIVGNIFTDRDLAARLDAYRFHERFQVGANPTCTSCSLESACGKGCPAAVVAAGGRIGDVDAEQCPVTAETRRLLPLDVA; the protein is encoded by the coding sequence ATGACCGTCCGTCCGATCGCCGTCGACGAGCAGGCGTCGAGCTGCTACTTCCGCACCACGGTCGATACCCCGTACCGCAAGGCGCTCGTCCAGATCACCGAGCGGTGCAACCTACGCTGCGCTCACTGCTTCGTCTCCGCGACCAAGCGCGGCAAGGACATGCCGCTGACCGAGGTCGTGAAGAAGGTCGTCCCTCGGCTGGCCGACGCCCGGGTACGCCGGGTGACGCTGACCGGCGGTGAGCCGACCGTTCACCCGGGCTTCCTCGGCATCGTGCACGCCTTCCGCAACGCCGGGATCGACGTCGGCATCTGCACGAACGCCACCGAGCTCGACGACAAACTCATCCAGCAGCTCGCGACGGCCGGAGTCCACGTCAACGTCTCGCTCGACGGGTTCGCCGCCGACTCCCACGGCCTGTTCCGCGGCGACCGCGCCTCGTTCGGCGTGACCGTGGCCAACGTCCGCAAGCTCGCCGCGGCCGGACTCCTGCAAGGACTGTTGTGCACGCCGAACTCTCTGGCCGCCAACGAGGAGTACGTGCAGCTGTGCGAGTTCGCGCGCGAGAACGGTGCCCGCTACGTGCTGCTCAACCCGCTGGGCAGCATGGGCCGCGGCGTAAGGTCCCAGCGGAAACTCGCCAAGTCCACTATGCACATGCAGGAGATCTTCGAGCTGACCGCGCCGTTCGACGGCCCCGACCTCGACATCGCCCACATCCGCTTCCCCAACACCGACCGCAAACCCCTCGCCGGCTGCGAAGCCGGAACGATCATCTACGTCTTCACCCCGGGCGAGGTCACCGTCTGCCCCTACCTCGTCTTCGCCGCCCGCACCCCAGTCTCTCGCCACCCCGACACCGACTTCATCGTCGGCAACATCTTCACCGATCGCGACCTCGCCGCCCGCCTGGACGCGTACCGCTTCCACGAGCGGTTCCAGGTCGGCGCAAATCCGACCTGTACGTCCTGCAGCCTCGAATCCGCCTGCGGCAAGGGCTGCCCGGCCGCGGTCGTCGCCGCGGGCGGACGCATCGGCGACGTCGACGCCGAGCAGTGCCCCGTCACCGCCGAGACCCGCCGGCTGCTGCCCCTGGACGTCGCGTGA
- a CDS encoding AAA family ATPase: MMPGASERPLTIGIMGPHLTGKSTFISRLALELRRNGYQVATIAALVERAQRLGIPILHNHSWASTMWFITRGISDELEAWVHADVILVNGAVPDALAYYRAALEHRGDAPGQAELDQLESLVRNHSSNYNLLFRTTLDAAATDGETDDEVFRRLADRWVRRVAESLEVTNVPVPSSDHGTALELAIGYVIERG, from the coding sequence ATGATGCCCGGGGCCTCCGAGCGGCCGCTGACCATCGGGATCATGGGTCCGCACCTGACGGGCAAGAGCACGTTCATCTCCCGCCTGGCCTTGGAGCTTCGACGCAACGGATACCAAGTCGCCACCATCGCGGCGCTTGTGGAGCGGGCCCAACGGCTGGGGATACCGATCCTGCACAACCACTCCTGGGCATCGACGATGTGGTTCATCACCCGCGGCATCAGCGATGAACTGGAAGCGTGGGTCCACGCTGACGTCATCTTGGTCAACGGTGCTGTTCCCGACGCTCTGGCGTACTACCGCGCCGCCCTGGAGCACCGCGGCGATGCACCCGGTCAGGCAGAGCTCGATCAGCTCGAGAGCCTGGTGCGGAACCACAGTTCGAACTACAACCTGCTCTTCCGAACAACGCTCGACGCAGCAGCGACCGATGGAGAAACCGACGACGAGGTGTTCCGGCGCCTTGCTGATCGCTGGGTGCGCCGGGTTGCCGAAAGCCTCGAAGTCACCAACGTTCCCGTGCCCTCCTCGGACCACGGCACCGCCCTGGAACTCGCCATCGGTTATGTGATCGAACGCGGATAA
- the tmk gene encoding dTMP kinase gives MSAPRLPGKLVAFEGPGGVGKTTITALVAELLAADGVPVHATVQPSRSPLGDLARHGTDTYRDMALACLCAADRHHQLASEILPALAEGKIVLCDRYAASSLVLQGLDDIPFDVVWALNHDVYRPDLVCALKAPPADVEQRLRARGGHSRFERTPGSSFRETLGYLAAMTFLRDQGWPVEMIECAEDPRATAGTIVDLIHRTRTESPACP, from the coding sequence GTGAGCGCGCCGCGGCTGCCGGGCAAGCTGGTGGCATTCGAAGGCCCCGGCGGCGTCGGCAAGACGACGATCACTGCGTTGGTCGCCGAGCTCCTCGCGGCGGACGGCGTTCCCGTGCACGCCACCGTCCAGCCGTCGCGTTCCCCGCTGGGTGATCTGGCTCGGCATGGCACCGACACCTACCGCGACATGGCTCTGGCCTGCCTCTGCGCGGCCGACCGTCACCACCAGCTGGCCAGCGAGATCCTCCCAGCGCTGGCCGAGGGCAAGATCGTGCTCTGCGACCGGTACGCGGCATCGTCGCTGGTCCTGCAGGGGCTCGACGACATCCCGTTCGATGTCGTCTGGGCGCTCAACCACGATGTGTACCGCCCCGACCTCGTGTGCGCGCTGAAAGCTCCACCCGCGGACGTCGAACAGCGGCTCCGGGCCCGCGGCGGGCACAGCCGCTTCGAGCGGACCCCCGGAAGCAGCTTTCGGGAAACCCTCGGCTACCTGGCGGCCATGACGTTCCTGCGCGACCAGGGCTGGCCCGTCGAGATGATCGAGTGCGCCGAAGATCCCCGCGCCACGGCTGGCACCATCGTCGACCTGATCCACCGCACCCGCACGGAGAGCCCGGCATGCCCCTAA